Proteins encoded together in one Salmo trutta chromosome 3, fSalTru1.1, whole genome shotgun sequence window:
- the znf518b gene encoding protein hunchback isoform X2 produces MTAQSQNVNKGRKKTAQPGVAGLNNLSNGNPANQNTHISFVQDSRRPDEFDFECVVNSKFKNSKVWFCEKCRFLTTDFDDYSSHIMEHAVMRFYCFYCNHVSYSEAELNHHVEQHTRVHPFKCQFCDYRAVKKDYVEMHMKRIHNVPPEKVSNALPRGPKPASLPSALPRDPTLSGILNTRVAPLRTKNITTRVDEGRPMDGTLDANILPKVEVELLAPLNEPIQHNRPLTVSFPEVGTIPPGCLVELVEVKTVNGTKELKLRLVSQQSNGSVAKACRTTTSQNATLCKSSISNATPTREKPVKKRTCTANISNRQINNQKQKDLTTAPSTNGIQLKNHSEELLVMVKDVNQPFEIKEEEVKEENCVSVQKSERLTSFTAVSSVSMMGNVNGTKSPSVAPAAMSSLVLCNPRSSTLVIPSPTNQPKEDETCHVTESNQRCLSQSENPLVDDVPGPKGFPVISAVFSLSSPQLLAVALRTIALGNNSPSATVEQGNVKNSLILTPAKTTAVCKGHEHKIKPGNTDMAPECLSSVHAPQMTPKSCHQVQSAQCSRHTQSLTSNPLSTKGENNSVTIKLHKKTVLNMKKSPPNVAKKTVNTRDSWIGQIDTEKGSVPRHWKSSANKRDISGRLSSCLKLSLKRIRVEEESSLQCCSPELNQRRKKRRRRDMVSGSKTFAHLLDTTGDRVIICPTPLKEDQLVKQPGPNQPVVVLNHPKPLVLRGRVGMETIPDIGPTCHIMKMKLSKVMGHTYEVIGCTVKASP; encoded by the exons ATGACCGCACAAAGTCAAAATGTCAACAAAG GAAGGAAGAAGACAGCCCAACCTGGAGTAGCAGGTCTGAACAACCTATCAAATGGGAATCCTGCAAATCAAAACACTCACATTTCATTTGTGCAGGATTCAAGAAGGCCAGATGAGTTTGACTTTGAGTGTGTGGTAAATTCCAAATTCAAAAACTCAAAAGTCTGGTTTTGTGAGAAATGTCGCTTTTTGACCACAGATTTTGACGATTACAGCAGCCATATTATGGAGCATGCGGTAATGAGATTTTACTGCTTCTATTGTAACCATGTGTCATACAGCGAGGCTGAATTAAACCACCATGTAGAACAGCACACCAGAGTACACCCCTTCAAGTGTCAGTTCTGTGATTATAGAGCTGTGAAGAAAGACTATGTTGAAATGCATATGAAGCGAATACACAATGTGCCTCCTGAGAAAGTATCCAATGCTTTGCCCAGAGGTCCCAAACCTGCCTCTCTCCCCAGTGCTCTGCCCAGAGATCCCACATTATCAGGGATCTTAAATACAAGGGTCGCACCTTTGCGCACTAAGAATATCACGACCAGAGTGGATGAAGGAAGACCTATGGATGGGACACTGGATGCAAACATATTGCCCAAAGTAGAGGTGGAGCTGTTGGCACCTTTAAATGAACCAATTCAACACAACAGGCCTTTGACTGTCTCTTTCCCTGAAGTGGGGACCATCCCCCCTGGCTGCCTTGTTGAACTTGTTGAGGTGAAAACAGTCAATGGGACCAAGGAACTAAAGTTGAGACTTGTCTCACAACAATCTAATGGGTCTGTAGCGAAAGCCTGTCGGACCACAACTTCACAAAATGCCACTTTGTGTAAATCATCTATTTCCAACGCCACTCCAACTAGAGAAAAGCCAGTGAAGAAGAGAACTTGCACAGCCAACATATCAAACCGACAAATAAATAACCAGAAACAAAAGGATTTAACAACTGCCCCCTCCACAAATGGCATACAACTGAAAAATCACTCTGAAGAATTGCTGGTGATGGTGAAAGATGTAAATCAGCCATTTGAGATAAAGGAAGAGGAAGTGAAGGAAGAGAACTGTGTTTCTGTGCAAAAATCTGAACGCTTGACTTCATTTACAGCTGTCTCAAGTGTGTCCATGATGGGAAACGTAAATGGCACCAAATCACCCTCTGTTGCACCTGCTGCAATGTCGTCTCTTGTATTGTGCAACCCTAGAAGTAGCACCCTGGTCATTCCCTCTCCAACAAACCAACCTAAAGAGGATGAGACATGTCATGTGACTGAGTCCAACCAGAGGTGTTTGAGTCAATCTGAGAATCCATTAGTAGATGATGTGCCAGGACCAAAAGGTTTCCCAGTCATTTCAGCTGTATTTTCTCTAAGTAGCCCTCAACTCTTGGCGGTGGCTCTTCGGACCATAGCTTTGGGTAACAATTCGCCCTCTGCAACGGTAGAGCAAGGAAATGTCAAGAATTCTTTGATCCTCACACCTGCTAAGACAACAGCAGTGTGCAAAGGGCATGAACACAAGATAAAGCCAGGAAACACTGACATGGCCCCCGAGTGTTTGTCCTCTGTTCATGCACCTCAAATGACTCCCAAATCCTGTCACCAGGTGCAGAGTGCTCAATGTTCTAGACACACCCAATCACTAACAAGTAATCCCTTGAGCACCAAGGGGGAAAATAACAGTGTTACAATAAAGCTTCACAAGAAAACAGTTTTGAATATGAAAAAAAGTCCTCCAAATGTGGCCAAAAAAACAGTAAACACGCGGGACAGTTGGATTGGCCAAATTGACACTGAAAAAGGGTCCGTCCCCAGACACTGGAAAAGTTCAGCAAACAAGCGGGACATTTCTGGTAGACTCTCTTCATGCCTGAAGCTCTCATTGAAAAGGATACGAGTAGAAGAGGAAAGTAGCCTTCAATGTTGCTCACCTGAGTTGAACCAACGAAGGAAGAAAAGAAGACGACGAGACATGGTATCTGGGTCAAAGACTTTCGCCCACCTATTAGATACCACAGGTGACAGGGTTATTATCTGCCCAACTCCACTGAAAGAAGACCAGCTGGTGAAGCAACCAGGCCCAAACCAACCTGTTGTGGTTCTCAACCATCCCAAGCCTCTGGTTCTGAGAGGGAGGGTAGGAATGGAGACGATTCCAGACATTGGTCCAACATGTCACATAATGAAAATGAAGTTGAGCAAAGTAATGGGACATACGTATGAGGTGATTGGATGTACCGTTAAGGCCTCTCCTTAG
- the znf518b gene encoding protein hunchback isoform X1: MAVDLDTEHMLLAGRKKTAQPGVAGLNNLSNGNPANQNTHISFVQDSRRPDEFDFECVVNSKFKNSKVWFCEKCRFLTTDFDDYSSHIMEHAVMRFYCFYCNHVSYSEAELNHHVEQHTRVHPFKCQFCDYRAVKKDYVEMHMKRIHNVPPEKVSNALPRGPKPASLPSALPRDPTLSGILNTRVAPLRTKNITTRVDEGRPMDGTLDANILPKVEVELLAPLNEPIQHNRPLTVSFPEVGTIPPGCLVELVEVKTVNGTKELKLRLVSQQSNGSVAKACRTTTSQNATLCKSSISNATPTREKPVKKRTCTANISNRQINNQKQKDLTTAPSTNGIQLKNHSEELLVMVKDVNQPFEIKEEEVKEENCVSVQKSERLTSFTAVSSVSMMGNVNGTKSPSVAPAAMSSLVLCNPRSSTLVIPSPTNQPKEDETCHVTESNQRCLSQSENPLVDDVPGPKGFPVISAVFSLSSPQLLAVALRTIALGNNSPSATVEQGNVKNSLILTPAKTTAVCKGHEHKIKPGNTDMAPECLSSVHAPQMTPKSCHQVQSAQCSRHTQSLTSNPLSTKGENNSVTIKLHKKTVLNMKKSPPNVAKKTVNTRDSWIGQIDTEKGSVPRHWKSSANKRDISGRLSSCLKLSLKRIRVEEESSLQCCSPELNQRRKKRRRRDMVSGSKTFAHLLDTTGDRVIICPTPLKEDQLVKQPGPNQPVVVLNHPKPLVLRGRVGMETIPDIGPTCHIMKMKLSKVMGHTYEVIGCTVKASP; encoded by the exons ATGGCTGTAGATTTGGACACGGAACACATGCTGCTAGCAG GAAGGAAGAAGACAGCCCAACCTGGAGTAGCAGGTCTGAACAACCTATCAAATGGGAATCCTGCAAATCAAAACACTCACATTTCATTTGTGCAGGATTCAAGAAGGCCAGATGAGTTTGACTTTGAGTGTGTGGTAAATTCCAAATTCAAAAACTCAAAAGTCTGGTTTTGTGAGAAATGTCGCTTTTTGACCACAGATTTTGACGATTACAGCAGCCATATTATGGAGCATGCGGTAATGAGATTTTACTGCTTCTATTGTAACCATGTGTCATACAGCGAGGCTGAATTAAACCACCATGTAGAACAGCACACCAGAGTACACCCCTTCAAGTGTCAGTTCTGTGATTATAGAGCTGTGAAGAAAGACTATGTTGAAATGCATATGAAGCGAATACACAATGTGCCTCCTGAGAAAGTATCCAATGCTTTGCCCAGAGGTCCCAAACCTGCCTCTCTCCCCAGTGCTCTGCCCAGAGATCCCACATTATCAGGGATCTTAAATACAAGGGTCGCACCTTTGCGCACTAAGAATATCACGACCAGAGTGGATGAAGGAAGACCTATGGATGGGACACTGGATGCAAACATATTGCCCAAAGTAGAGGTGGAGCTGTTGGCACCTTTAAATGAACCAATTCAACACAACAGGCCTTTGACTGTCTCTTTCCCTGAAGTGGGGACCATCCCCCCTGGCTGCCTTGTTGAACTTGTTGAGGTGAAAACAGTCAATGGGACCAAGGAACTAAAGTTGAGACTTGTCTCACAACAATCTAATGGGTCTGTAGCGAAAGCCTGTCGGACCACAACTTCACAAAATGCCACTTTGTGTAAATCATCTATTTCCAACGCCACTCCAACTAGAGAAAAGCCAGTGAAGAAGAGAACTTGCACAGCCAACATATCAAACCGACAAATAAATAACCAGAAACAAAAGGATTTAACAACTGCCCCCTCCACAAATGGCATACAACTGAAAAATCACTCTGAAGAATTGCTGGTGATGGTGAAAGATGTAAATCAGCCATTTGAGATAAAGGAAGAGGAAGTGAAGGAAGAGAACTGTGTTTCTGTGCAAAAATCTGAACGCTTGACTTCATTTACAGCTGTCTCAAGTGTGTCCATGATGGGAAACGTAAATGGCACCAAATCACCCTCTGTTGCACCTGCTGCAATGTCGTCTCTTGTATTGTGCAACCCTAGAAGTAGCACCCTGGTCATTCCCTCTCCAACAAACCAACCTAAAGAGGATGAGACATGTCATGTGACTGAGTCCAACCAGAGGTGTTTGAGTCAATCTGAGAATCCATTAGTAGATGATGTGCCAGGACCAAAAGGTTTCCCAGTCATTTCAGCTGTATTTTCTCTAAGTAGCCCTCAACTCTTGGCGGTGGCTCTTCGGACCATAGCTTTGGGTAACAATTCGCCCTCTGCAACGGTAGAGCAAGGAAATGTCAAGAATTCTTTGATCCTCACACCTGCTAAGACAACAGCAGTGTGCAAAGGGCATGAACACAAGATAAAGCCAGGAAACACTGACATGGCCCCCGAGTGTTTGTCCTCTGTTCATGCACCTCAAATGACTCCCAAATCCTGTCACCAGGTGCAGAGTGCTCAATGTTCTAGACACACCCAATCACTAACAAGTAATCCCTTGAGCACCAAGGGGGAAAATAACAGTGTTACAATAAAGCTTCACAAGAAAACAGTTTTGAATATGAAAAAAAGTCCTCCAAATGTGGCCAAAAAAACAGTAAACACGCGGGACAGTTGGATTGGCCAAATTGACACTGAAAAAGGGTCCGTCCCCAGACACTGGAAAAGTTCAGCAAACAAGCGGGACATTTCTGGTAGACTCTCTTCATGCCTGAAGCTCTCATTGAAAAGGATACGAGTAGAAGAGGAAAGTAGCCTTCAATGTTGCTCACCTGAGTTGAACCAACGAAGGAAGAAAAGAAGACGACGAGACATGGTATCTGGGTCAAAGACTTTCGCCCACCTATTAGATACCACAGGTGACAGGGTTATTATCTGCCCAACTCCACTGAAAGAAGACCAGCTGGTGAAGCAACCAGGCCCAAACCAACCTGTTGTGGTTCTCAACCATCCCAAGCCTCTGGTTCTGAGAGGGAGGGTAGGAATGGAGACGATTCCAGACATTGGTCCAACATGTCACATAATGAAAATGAAGTTGAGCAAAGTAATGGGACATACGTATGAGGTGATTGGATGTACCGTTAAGGCCTCTCCTTAG